Proteins from a genomic interval of Benincasa hispida cultivar B227 chromosome 7, ASM972705v1, whole genome shotgun sequence:
- the LOC120081437 gene encoding F-box/kelch-repeat protein SKIP11 has product MLEDRSFLASRVFSSSCQQETQWACFNLTYRLEVGMGNGKRPSDHDGDEFVRTSSSYGRNVRPRSSRNHHPNDESDSGDSSDSGSLISPIGRDNSINCLIRCSRSDYGSIASLNRSFRSLIRSGELYKLRRLNGVIEHWVYFSCHLLEWEAFDPIQRRWMHLPRMDSNECFMCSDKESLGVGTDLLVFGKDLNSHVTYRYSILTNSWCPGVSMNDPRCLFGSASKGEIAILAGGCDSNGNILNTAELYNSETKTWVTLPNMTKPRKLCSGVFMDKKFYVIGGVGGSEAKVLTCGEEYDLETRKWTEIPNMSPGRSAAARDSDMPAAAEAPPLLAVVNNELYAADHTDMEVRKYDKQRREWFTVGRLPERAVSTNGWGLAFRACGDRLIVIGGPRAMGEGYIELNSWVPSEGPPRWDLLARKPSANFVYNCAVMGC; this is encoded by the coding sequence ATGTTGGAGGATCGCTCCTTTCTAGCGTCGAGGGTGTTCTCAAGCTCTTGCCAGCAAGAAACTCAGTGGGCTTGCTTTAATTTAACATATCGACTCGAGGTTGGAATGGGAAATGGGAAACGCCCATCAGATCATGATGGAGATGAGTTTGTTAGAACCTCTAGTTCTTATGGTAGAAACGTCAGACCTCGATCTTCGAGGAATCATCATCCAAATGATGAGTCCGATTCTGGGGATAGTTCTGATTCCGGCTCTTTAATCTCTCCCATTGGTCGGGACAACTCTATTAATTGCTTAATTCGCTGCTCCAGGTCTGATTATGGTTCTATTGCTTCCTTGAATCGAAGTTTCCGTTCATTAATTCGTAGTGGCGAGCTTTACAAGCTGCGGCGTTTGAACGGCGTGATCGAGCACTGGGTTTACTTCTCTTGCCATCTTCTGGAATGGGAAGCTTTTGATCCAATTCAACGCAGGTGGATGCATTTGCCAAGGATGGATTCGAATGAATGTTTCATGTGCTCGGATAAGGAGTCCTTGGGAGTGGGAACTGACCTTCTTGTTTTTGGTAAGGATTTAAACTCCCATGTCACTTATAGATATAGTATATTGACAAATTCCTGGTGTCCTGGAGTTAGTATGAATGATCCCAGATGCTTGTTTGGGTCTGCTAGTAAAGGGGAGATAGCAATTTTAGCTGGTGGTTGTGATTCTAATGGCAACATTCTTAACACTGCTGAGCTTTACAATTCCGAGACTAAAACATGGGTGACGCTTCCAAATATGACTAAACCAAGGAAGCTTTGTTCTGGGGTTTTCATGGACAAGAAATTCTATGTTATTGGTGGAGTTGGAGGAAGTGAGGCTAAGGTTCTTACATGTGGTGAAGAGTACGATTTAGAAACTCGAAAATGGACTGAAATTCCCAACATGTCGCCTGGTCGTAGTGCTGCAGCTAGGGACAGTGACATGCCAGCTGCAGCCGAAGCACCGCCTCTTCTTGCTGTGGTGAACAATGAACTCTATGCTGCAGATCACACTGATATGGAGGTTAGGAAATATGATAAACAAAGAAGAGAATGGTTTACAGTTGGGAGGTTGCCTGAACGAGCAGTTTCAACTAATGGTTGGGGGCTTGCATTTAGAGCTTGTGGAGATAGGCTTATTGTTATTGGTGGACCAAGGGCCATGGGGGAAGGTTATATAGAACTCAATTCATGGGTTCCAAGTGAAGGACCTCCAAGGTGGGATTTGCTTGCAAGGAAACCATCTGCAAATTTTGTGTATAACTGTGCTGTGATGGGATGctga